Proteins from a genomic interval of Streptomyces sp. TLI_235:
- a CDS encoding RNA polymerase sigma-70 factor (ECF subfamily), giving the protein MRTRVRAGDPDVFAELFDLYARAVYNHAFRLTANWSVAEDVMSATFMEAWRLRGKVTPEGGSLRPWLLGIATNLARNHCRSNRRYRAAAAALAATGPSVTEVPDHAEDVAGQVDDRRRIAAAIAAMGSLRRSEREVLVLCLWEGLEYAEAADALGIPLGTVRSRLSRARTRLRKLASAELMAERRELTSRTRQIHGDRATAVRPVQEGNR; this is encoded by the coding sequence ATGCGAACCCGGGTACGGGCCGGGGACCCGGATGTCTTCGCGGAGCTGTTCGACCTCTACGCCCGAGCGGTGTACAACCACGCCTTCCGTCTGACCGCGAACTGGTCGGTCGCCGAGGACGTCATGTCGGCGACGTTCATGGAGGCATGGCGGCTGCGCGGCAAGGTGACCCCCGAAGGGGGTTCACTGCGGCCGTGGTTGCTGGGCATCGCGACCAACCTCGCCCGCAACCACTGCCGCAGCAACCGGCGCTACCGCGCGGCGGCCGCGGCGCTCGCCGCCACGGGACCGTCGGTGACGGAAGTGCCCGACCACGCCGAGGACGTGGCCGGCCAGGTCGACGACCGGCGTCGGATCGCCGCCGCGATCGCCGCCATGGGCTCGCTGCGCCGCTCCGAACGCGAGGTCCTCGTCCTGTGCCTGTGGGAGGGCTTGGAATATGCCGAGGCCGCCGATGCCCTCGGCATCCCGCTCGGCACCGTCCGCTCCCGGCTGTCCCGGGCCCGTACCAGACTGCGCAAGCTCGCAAGCGCGGAACTGATGGCAGAGAGACGGGAACTCACCAGCCGCACTCGACAGATACATGGCGACCGCGCAACAGCGGTCCGGCCCGTACAGGAAGGAAACCGATGA
- a CDS encoding CubicO group peptidase (beta-lactamase class C family) — protein sequence MHRHGVARRTVARPGLRVAAPLLAGVLLAGCTSAAGDRAAEPAPSPSSAPATAPPPQPPPQLTEDQVSSAVARIDGYVQDAMAKTGVPGLALAVVHRDKVVHAKGFGVRQLGKPEQVSPDTVFQLASLSKPIASTAVAGVVGQKAVTWQDPITAHDPGFALADPWVSGHVTIADLFSHRSGLPDHAGDLLEDLGYQRDYILQHLRDHPLAPFRASYAYTNYGLTEAAVAVAKAKGVAWEDLVADVVYKPLGMSSTSSLRSAYDSAANKAVPHVRTDAGWQVSTTENPDPQSPAGGVSSSVQDLARWMRLQLADGKLEGRQIIDAAGLNETRLPHIVSNPPKAPAGNAGFYGLGWNVNQDTHGRLRLNHSGAFELGAATVVTLLPSEQLGIVVLTNGQPIGVPEAVAEAFFDFAQEGRETVDWLGFMGKVVPAAAVVGVSPTDYGKPPAGAAPAKPDAAYVGTYANGYYGPLTVSARDGGLVMSLGPDNLQFPLRHYDGDVFSFQTRGENAVGLSGVTFTVGTDGRASTVVVEQFNHDGLGTFTRS from the coding sequence ATGCATCGTCACGGCGTGGCCCGGCGGACCGTCGCCCGGCCGGGGCTGCGTGTCGCCGCGCCGCTGCTGGCCGGCGTGCTGCTCGCCGGATGCACCTCGGCGGCCGGCGATCGCGCGGCCGAGCCTGCGCCGAGCCCTTCGTCCGCACCTGCCACCGCCCCGCCGCCGCAGCCGCCGCCCCAGTTGACGGAGGACCAGGTGTCCTCCGCCGTGGCCCGGATCGACGGCTACGTGCAGGACGCCATGGCGAAGACGGGCGTCCCGGGGTTGGCCCTCGCCGTCGTCCACCGGGACAAGGTCGTCCACGCGAAGGGCTTCGGCGTCCGTCAGCTCGGCAAGCCGGAGCAGGTGAGCCCGGACACGGTGTTCCAGCTCGCCTCGCTCTCCAAGCCGATCGCCTCGACCGCGGTCGCCGGGGTGGTCGGCCAGAAGGCGGTGACGTGGCAGGACCCCATCACCGCCCACGACCCGGGCTTCGCGCTGGCCGACCCCTGGGTGAGCGGCCACGTGACGATCGCCGACCTCTTCTCGCACCGCAGCGGCCTGCCGGACCACGCCGGCGATCTGCTGGAGGACCTCGGCTACCAGCGCGACTACATCCTGCAGCACCTGCGGGACCATCCGCTCGCACCCTTCCGGGCGAGCTACGCCTACACCAACTACGGCCTGACGGAGGCGGCGGTGGCCGTGGCCAAGGCCAAGGGGGTCGCGTGGGAGGACCTGGTGGCGGACGTCGTGTACAAGCCGCTGGGAATGAGCTCCACGAGTTCGCTGCGCTCCGCCTACGACAGTGCGGCGAACAAGGCGGTGCCGCATGTCCGGACCGACGCCGGCTGGCAGGTCAGCACCACCGAGAACCCGGATCCGCAGTCCCCGGCCGGCGGGGTGAGCTCGAGCGTGCAGGACCTCGCCCGGTGGATGCGGCTGCAACTCGCCGACGGCAAACTCGAGGGCCGGCAGATCATCGACGCGGCGGGCCTGAACGAGACCCGGCTGCCGCACATCGTCTCCAACCCGCCGAAGGCGCCGGCGGGCAACGCCGGCTTCTACGGCCTCGGTTGGAACGTCAACCAGGACACCCACGGCCGGCTCCGGCTGAACCACTCCGGTGCCTTCGAGCTGGGCGCGGCGACTGTGGTGACCCTGCTGCCCTCCGAGCAGCTCGGGATCGTCGTGCTGACCAACGGTCAGCCGATCGGGGTCCCGGAGGCGGTGGCCGAGGCGTTCTTCGACTTCGCCCAGGAGGGCCGGGAGACGGTCGACTGGCTCGGCTTCATGGGCAAGGTCGTCCCCGCCGCCGCGGTGGTCGGCGTCTCGCCGACCGACTACGGCAAGCCACCGGCCGGCGCCGCCCCGGCCAAGCCGGACGCGGCCTACGTCGGGACGTACGCCAACGGCTACTACGGGCCGCTGACCGTGAGTGCCCGGGACGGCGGGCTGGTGATGAGCCTGGGACCGGACAACCTGCAGTTCCCGCTCCGGCACTACGACGGCGACGTCTTCAGCTTCCAGACCCGGGGGGAGAACGCGGTCGGCCTCTCCGGGGTGACGTTCACCGTGGGCACCGACGGGCGGGCCTCGACGGTGGTGGTCGAGCAGTTCAACCACGATGGCCTCGGGACGTTCACCCGCTCCTGA
- a CDS encoding HEAT repeat protein, producing the protein MHVEHPGAAALCVMHRRPWGPAGPAGGSGPSPAELTAVARALASAPTAAASACPTCVRLLVLGLCRRNDPVSLDALLRLVTAVDVRWDEELTRAVVRLADDRFVPLLVRLCTEPRPVALVALDGLATLHPGPGAVRALVAVFTGSVGDRRVHRAASRALVAAGPAAVAALLPYVPWTVEADRRLRQSLAWFLGRADCGTRRAVGMLTEFLSDPCSRTRGEAAASLGLRGDPAAGPVLQRALAHPDEGVRARAATALGRVGAHDATEQLRQSAAHDPFPTVRDAAAAAVRALAARGR; encoded by the coding sequence ATGCATGTCGAACATCCGGGTGCGGCGGCGCTGTGCGTGATGCACCGCCGGCCATGGGGGCCCGCCGGTCCCGCGGGCGGGTCCGGGCCGTCGCCCGCCGAACTCACCGCGGTGGCGCGGGCTCTGGCCTCCGCGCCGACGGCCGCCGCGTCCGCGTGCCCCACCTGCGTGCGGCTTCTCGTCCTCGGCCTGTGCCGTCGAAACGACCCGGTGAGCCTCGACGCGCTGCTGCGGCTGGTCACGGCGGTCGACGTCCGCTGGGACGAGGAGCTGACGCGGGCTGTCGTCCGGCTCGCCGACGACCGCTTCGTCCCGCTGCTCGTCCGCCTCTGTACGGAACCGCGCCCGGTCGCCCTGGTGGCCCTCGACGGACTGGCGACGCTCCACCCCGGCCCCGGAGCGGTGCGCGCCCTGGTGGCCGTGTTCACCGGATCGGTGGGCGACCGGCGCGTGCACCGGGCCGCGAGCCGGGCGCTGGTCGCGGCAGGCCCGGCCGCGGTGGCCGCGCTGCTCCCGTACGTGCCATGGACGGTGGAAGCCGACCGCCGGCTGCGACAGTCGCTCGCCTGGTTCCTCGGACGCGCGGACTGCGGGACACGCCGCGCGGTGGGCATGCTGACGGAGTTCCTCTCCGATCCGTGTTCCCGCACCCGCGGCGAGGCCGCGGCCTCGCTCGGTCTGCGCGGCGACCCCGCGGCCGGCCCGGTGCTGCAGCGCGCCCTCGCCCATCCCGACGAGGGGGTCCGTGCCCGCGCCGCTACGGCACTCGGCCGGGTCGGCGCACACGACGCGACGGAGCAGCTGCGGCAGTCGGCCGCGCACGACCCCTTTCCGACCGTCCGGGACGCGGCCGCCGCGGCGGTCCGGGCACTGGCCGCCCGTGGACGCTGA
- a CDS encoding MarR family transcriptional regulator, producing the protein MSKGSPGPTPGFLVWRLANKWRVAVDRAVAPLGLTHAQYSLVAALYGMQRTGERPSQRRLADHTGLEALYVSKLARALESAGLIERTRDPRDPRAVQLALTEQGRAVTRQAIAVVQELLQQLLEPLGGLDDPRTQAFTDELTTLLDAPLAPSVPNDESTQGTTP; encoded by the coding sequence ATGAGCAAGGGTTCCCCGGGCCCCACGCCCGGCTTCCTGGTGTGGCGGCTCGCCAACAAATGGCGCGTCGCGGTCGATCGCGCGGTGGCCCCCCTGGGCCTCACCCACGCGCAGTACTCACTCGTCGCGGCGCTGTACGGCATGCAGCGCACCGGCGAACGGCCCAGCCAGCGCCGACTCGCCGACCACACCGGCCTGGAGGCGCTGTACGTCTCGAAGCTGGCGCGCGCCCTCGAGTCGGCAGGCCTCATCGAGCGCACCCGCGACCCGCGCGACCCGCGCGCCGTACAGCTCGCCCTCACCGAGCAGGGCCGGGCCGTCACACGGCAGGCCATCGCCGTCGTCCAGGAGCTGCTCCAGCAACTGCTCGAACCGCTCGGCGGCCTGGACGACCCGCGGACGCAAGCGTTCACCGACGAGCTGACGACCCTGCTCGACGCACCTCTCGCTCCATCCGTACCGAACGACGAGAGCACTCAGGGGACAACACCATGA
- a CDS encoding RimJ/RimL family protein N-acetyltransferase: protein MPELRTDRLLLRRWRESDLEPWAAMNADPEVREHLGELLTREQSDAAAASMQAAFDARGFGWWALESRETGEFIGRAGLDEVGESMPFAGVDIGWRLTRSAWGHGYATEAALACLAFGFESLGLPEVVASTTVDNRRSQAVMLRIGMTRDPADDFEDPSVPEGPLRRCVLYRTPRGAVHGLHRPAGPAGGEASRPR, encoded by the coding sequence ATGCCCGAACTGCGTACCGATCGCCTCCTGCTCCGGCGGTGGCGGGAGTCCGACCTCGAACCGTGGGCGGCGATGAACGCCGATCCCGAGGTCCGAGAACACCTGGGGGAACTGCTGACGCGGGAGCAGAGCGATGCCGCGGCGGCATCCATGCAGGCCGCGTTCGACGCGCGAGGTTTCGGGTGGTGGGCCCTCGAATCGCGGGAGACCGGTGAGTTCATCGGCCGCGCCGGCTTGGACGAGGTGGGCGAGTCCATGCCGTTCGCGGGCGTGGACATCGGCTGGCGGTTGACGCGTTCGGCGTGGGGTCACGGTTACGCGACCGAGGCCGCCCTGGCCTGCCTGGCCTTCGGCTTCGAGTCCCTCGGACTGCCGGAGGTCGTCGCGTCGACAACCGTCGACAACCGGCGCTCCCAGGCAGTGATGCTCCGGATCGGCATGACCCGGGACCCGGCCGACGACTTCGAGGATCCGAGCGTGCCGGAAGGACCGCTTCGCCGGTGCGTGCTGTACCGGACTCCCCGCGGAGCCGTCCACGGCCTGCACCGCCCGGCGGGACCCGCGGGCGGGGAGGCCTCTCGCCCGCGCTGA
- a CDS encoding MecA-like transpeptidase family protein: MIEYADDEHDAEEAPARAVPARRAVRIGVAVVCGGMLAVGGLGAYNIAHAIRGGSRSSGAGPTQPPSTPATQAPTAEQAVTAAKDFLDAWGRGDFTAAAALTDRQDIAAGALSGFQQALRPSEFTLSPTGAVPTEAGRAGQSAVGFHARLRFEGTGRAWEYDGRLGVVRTGEGRTAVHWAPDVIHPSLANGGSIAVQPVDAPAGRLVDRHGTAFDDSSPVKALLAGVKTPGGASGTPGRAVVLVHGSGRPPEQLFALTEPGGAELRVTLDAALQRAADAALKEQTAGGRAGSLVAVEPSTGHILAIANAPAGMFNRAFGGGIAPGSTMKVLSAAALLEAGLGPDSPAPCKDTTTSPKVWRNDERGDHPGYTLADAFAHSCNTAFIDQGLAKLAPGTLSKVASEQFGLGLEWHTGLQSFDARIPVPGSRDEQAAEYIGQGGIQVNTLLMASVAATVQSGTFRQPVVMEGVTDRTAAPGRLPAEVGRALRAMMARTARDGTARGPMAGLTGQIGAKTGTAEVDGKNPNSWFIAYRGDLAVAVEVEGAGHGAEAAGRAAARLLSAGGHG, encoded by the coding sequence ATGATCGAGTACGCGGATGACGAGCACGACGCGGAGGAGGCGCCGGCGAGGGCCGTGCCCGCGCGGCGGGCGGTCAGGATCGGTGTCGCGGTCGTGTGCGGAGGCATGCTGGCGGTCGGGGGGTTGGGCGCGTACAACATCGCCCACGCGATCCGGGGCGGCTCCAGGAGCAGCGGTGCCGGGCCGACGCAGCCGCCGTCGACGCCCGCCACTCAGGCGCCGACCGCCGAGCAGGCTGTGACCGCGGCGAAGGACTTCCTCGACGCCTGGGGAAGAGGTGACTTCACGGCGGCCGCCGCGCTGACCGACCGGCAGGACATCGCAGCCGGCGCGCTGTCCGGGTTCCAGCAGGCGCTCCGGCCGAGCGAGTTCACCCTCAGCCCGACCGGCGCCGTCCCCACCGAGGCGGGACGGGCGGGGCAGAGCGCGGTGGGCTTCCACGCCCGGCTGCGGTTCGAGGGAACCGGTCGCGCCTGGGAGTACGACGGCAGGCTGGGCGTGGTCCGCACCGGCGAGGGGCGGACGGCCGTGCACTGGGCGCCCGATGTGATCCACCCGAGCCTTGCGAACGGCGGATCGATCGCGGTCCAGCCGGTCGACGCACCGGCCGGCCGGCTGGTCGACCGGCACGGCACCGCATTCGACGACTCCTCGCCCGTCAAGGCGCTGCTGGCGGGTGTGAAGACGCCGGGCGGCGCCTCCGGCACGCCGGGCCGGGCGGTGGTGCTCGTACACGGTTCCGGGCGGCCGCCGGAGCAGTTGTTCGCCCTCACCGAGCCGGGCGGGGCCGAGTTGCGGGTGACCCTCGACGCTGCACTCCAGCGGGCCGCGGACGCGGCACTCAAGGAGCAGACCGCCGGCGGCAGGGCCGGGTCGCTGGTGGCCGTCGAGCCGAGCACCGGGCACATCCTCGCCATCGCCAACGCCCCGGCAGGGATGTTCAACCGCGCCTTCGGAGGCGGGATCGCGCCCGGCTCCACCATGAAGGTGCTCAGCGCCGCCGCGCTGCTCGAGGCCGGCCTCGGCCCGGACAGCCCGGCGCCGTGCAAGGACACCACCACCTCCCCGAAGGTGTGGCGCAACGACGAGCGCGGCGACCATCCCGGCTACACCCTGGCCGACGCCTTCGCGCACTCGTGCAACACCGCCTTCATCGACCAGGGTCTGGCGAAACTGGCGCCCGGCACGCTGTCCAAGGTCGCCTCCGAGCAGTTCGGCCTCGGCCTGGAATGGCACACCGGCCTGCAGAGCTTCGACGCCCGGATCCCCGTCCCGGGCAGCCGGGACGAGCAGGCCGCCGAGTACATCGGCCAGGGCGGCATCCAGGTGAACACGCTGCTGATGGCCTCCGTGGCGGCGACCGTGCAGAGCGGCACCTTCCGCCAGCCGGTCGTGATGGAAGGCGTCACCGACCGGACCGCCGCCCCCGGCCGGCTGCCCGCGGAGGTGGGGCGCGCCCTGCGGGCCATGATGGCCAGGACCGCCCGGGACGGAACCGCCCGCGGGCCGATGGCCGGCCTCACCGGGCAGATCGGCGCCAAGACCGGCACCGCCGAGGTCGACGGCAAGAACCCCAACAGCTGGTTCATCGCGTACCGCGGCGACCTGGCCGTGGCGGTGGAGGTGGAGGGCGCAGGCCACGGCGCCGAAGCCGCAGGCCGGGCAGCCGCCCGGCTCCTGAGCGCGGGCGGCCACGGCTGA
- a CDS encoding AhpD family alkylhydroperoxidase, with protein sequence MYEHPDDLHRARSVGRAAPAEFAAWLAFQEAVDREDGAVPRRYRELISVAVALVTQCSYCLDVHTAAARRHGVTPEELAETAFVAASVRAGGTLAHALLADRLYEQHGHAAAPAHG encoded by the coding sequence GTGTACGAGCACCCCGACGACCTGCACCGCGCCCGCTCCGTCGGCCGCGCCGCCCCCGCGGAGTTCGCCGCCTGGCTCGCCTTCCAGGAGGCCGTCGACCGGGAGGACGGCGCGGTGCCGCGCCGCTACCGCGAACTGATCTCGGTGGCCGTCGCGCTCGTCACCCAGTGCTCCTACTGCCTCGACGTGCACACCGCCGCCGCCCGCCGACACGGCGTCACCCCCGAGGAGCTCGCCGAGACCGCGTTCGTGGCCGCCTCCGTCCGGGCCGGCGGCACGCTCGCCCACGCCCTGCTCGCCGACCGCCTCTACGAGCAGCACGGGCACGCTGCGGCACCCGCGCACGGCTGA
- a CDS encoding DNA-binding MarR family transcriptional regulator has protein sequence MAEAPLPAIRSLPSWLLGRAAARGRALVAEALAAEGMKMWHHVVLSAVRDLAPVAQADLGRGVSLDPKDLVGVLNDLQAAGLVVREPDPKDRRKNAVSLTGEGERLLQRCEKAAREANDALLAPLSAAERGRLMDLLTRISGTEG, from the coding sequence GCTGCCGAGTTGGCTCCTCGGCCGCGCCGCCGCGCGCGGCCGTGCCCTGGTGGCCGAAGCCCTCGCCGCCGAAGGCATGAAAATGTGGCACCACGTGGTGCTCTCGGCCGTGCGCGACCTCGCCCCCGTCGCCCAGGCCGACCTCGGCCGCGGCGTCTCCCTCGACCCCAAGGACCTGGTCGGAGTCCTCAACGACCTGCAGGCGGCCGGCCTCGTCGTCCGCGAGCCGGACCCGAAGGACCGCCGCAAGAACGCGGTGTCGCTCACCGGCGAGGGTGAACGGCTGCTCCAGCGCTGCGAGAAGGCGGCCCGCGAAGCGAACGACGCGCTGCTCGCCCCCCTCTCCGCAGCCGAACGCGGCCGGTTGATGGACCTGTTGACCCGCATCTCGGGCACGGAAGGCTGA